ATTGTTTATCAAGACGATGCGATGGTGATTGTTAATAAACCTGCGGAGTTCTTATCTGTGCCCGGTAAAACCATTACCGATTCAGTATATAGCCGAATGCAAGCTATGTTCCCAAATAGCGATAGCCCGTTGATTGTCCATCGTTTAGATATGTCGACCTCTGGTTTAATGGTGATTGCTTTAACCAAAGATGCTCACAAAGCACTGCAAAAACAGTTTATTGAGCGTACTGTCGAAAAACGTTACGTTGCCCTATTAGAAGGTAACAGTGAAAGTGATAACGGGCTGATTGATTTTCCAATGCGTGTAGATTTAGACGATCGTCCTCGTCAAATCGTGTGTTACCAATACGGCAAGCCAGCACAAACCACATGGGAATTGCTTGAGCGTAAAAATGGCAGAACCAAAGTCTATTACTACCCGAAAACAGGTCGTACACACCAACTTCGTGTGCATTCTGCTCATGTTAAAGGGATGAATATGCCTATTGTCGGTGATGATTTATACGGGCAAAAAGGCGATCGTTTATGCTTACATGCTCAATACTTGGCATTCAACCATCCAACAACTAGCGAGCGTATGGTGTTTGAAGTCGCTGAAGACTTTTAAAGCCTAAATAACACCGTAAAAACGACATTGGCTGACACATTTTTTGTTATGTGTCAGCCTACTTTCTTTCTTGATGAATCCACATGCTGGCGTGAGCGCCTACAACGTTCAGAGCAATACTTCACTTCATCCCAACATTGTTGCCACTTCTTGCGCCAAGTAAATGGTCGTTGGCAAACCACACACACCTTAGCGGGTAAATTTGATTTTTTGTGCATAGAATATAATTAATGTTCGTGAGCCCTATTAAACATATGCACAAAGCCAGCACATCGATCATAGTAATAAATCAAAAGGTTGAATTAATCATTATTCTAAATCAATGGCTCGACAACGAATGGACAACATAGACATAGCAGCGCCAGAAGATAACGTTCTTATAAATTGCATCGCTTTATTTAAATCTTCAGGTTCGATCTTTAACTCGTTAGAAATTCTTCCGTCATTTGTCATATCTGTATTTACAACACTCGGACAAAGACAACACACGGTGATATTAAATGGAAGTAGTTCATCGTATAACGACTGACTATAACTAATAATGGCAGACTTAGTCGCTGAATAAGCTGCAATCTTACTTACCGGCACTAAACCTGCTGTAGAGCCAATATTATAGATTTCACCAAAACCTTGTTGCTTCATCTTAGTCGCAACAAAGTTACAAACCATCATTGTTGATAATAAGTTAACATTGATTAAACGACTCAAATCAGTAAAGGACATCGAAATATTGCCAGCAATTAATACACCTGCACTATTTACTAATACATCAATATTTTCATAACGATTTAGAATAATAGGAATAACCATTTCCATTTCTTCAGATAAATTAAAGTCAACATTATATATATCTACTTGAGATAAAGGATATTGTGATTCAATTTCAACTTTTGTTTTTATTAGCCCATCATCATTACAAGCAATTAATATAAGTGAAAACCCCTGTTCAACAAAATAATGAGCAAGAGATCTTCCAATACCACGGCTACCACCAGTAATTAAGGCCCATTTTTTTCCTTTAACATCTGTGTTCATACTAGCTTAAACCTTCATAATTATTATTTTGTTAATTTTAAGATGTAAAAATTACCACACAAAAATTTATTTTTCATTAGACGACCTCTTTTTTAAATAGAGGTTTTCTTTAAGTCTATGTTTACTTTGACTATTGATGATTGATAATAATGATACGGTTCCAGTTTTATCAAATGCTCTTTCAATAGTTTTATAAAACATCTTGTCTATTTGCTTCTTACTCATCATCAAAAACACCTTTTAATAACATCAATTCCTCTTATTATTCATCATTCATTTTTATCAGAGAGAAATGATTTATAATTATCTCTCCATTTAATAGTTTTTTTAACTCAAACGTTAGGTAACGCTAATATATCATCACAATTATTAACTGATTACTCAAAATCATTTAAACCTGCATTGATATTAGAACCACCTCTTAACTACAATTTTTTGTTAGATATAAAAGGTGCACTTCCTTGTGCTATGGTAAATTTATTGATTTATCGTTAAGGTTACTTTTAATATTATTAATATAAAGACTAATCCCAACATGAAAACTGTATTGGCAATTATATTTCTATAAAAAATAAACTAAATATATAAGTTATGGGAAATCGTATTACTTAATAAAATCATTAAAATTTTTCAGTTAGTTAATCAGTTTACGATATTCAACAGGTGTACAGTTAAAACTCTTTTTAAATACTTTGCCAAAATAAGAACTGCTACCAAAACCAACTTCATGTGCAATTTTACCTACTGATAATTTAGTCCCACGAAGTAAAGTAGCAGCCTCCGTTAAACGTAAATGATTAGTTAACTCTTTTAGTGAAGTGTTTTTTTTACTTAATTCCCGATATAAAGTAGCAGGCGATAAATAAAGAAGTTCACAAATTAAATCGTAACTCCATTTTCTTTTCAAATCATTTGACACTAAACATGTAATAGAATTAATAATATCTGATTCATTAAATTTAGAAATCATTTTATCATTAACGGTATGATAAAAATTAACATACAATGCATTAATAATATAGTTTTCTGTTCCTAAACCACATGATAACACTTCTACTTTTGATTTAAGATAATGAAAATAAAATTTATAATACTTATTCCAACGCTTGTTAATTATAGAGTAAATAATTCCATCTATATTTTCAGTATTCATAAAAAAAAATTTGTAAACATGACCTTTCTCTAAAAGAATAATTTCATTCTCACTATAATCAACACAACCAGAAGATGATTTTATAGTTATCTTTTCACATCCTGAAAAAGAAATAATATGATTATTCTTTGCTAAGAAAGAAACCTTATTATCTAATAAAGTATTTAATGCAAACTTCTTTTCTTTCTCTACTATTAACATAACTCCACACGAATAAATAATTTTTTAAAATTATATTTGTATTACATTTAAAAGATAATATACAAATAACGATAACAACTAACAAAAAATGAAAACTATCGTATTTTCATGAATAAGTGATATTCACTGTCACCTGTGATCTTACGTCCCCGGCAGAGAGAGGGACTCCTTTTACAACACCATAATCCGCTGATAAGTTTAACGATTTATAAGAGTTATTTACTGTTCCTATTTTTTGAACTTCATTTTTATTAATTTTTTTTCCATTGTTAAAAAAGCTAATACCAATGCCTTTAGCAGGATTATCAGCAGTATTTTTGAATACACTATTATCGGTGTTACTTTCTAATTGGCCTTCTAAACTATAACTCAAGTTTGTAGATTTAGCACAATGTATACTTAAATCAACATTCTTTCGTGAAGATTTGTTTGGGTTATAATTATTAAGTGTTACCTGAGTATCATACGCATTGGCTTCACAAGTACCAGTCGGTATAACAACATCATTTCCAGCCAAAATTCGCCATCCATATGTATCACCATCGTCACGTAAATTCTTCATCTTCGATCCTTTCGCCGGACGATTCTCCTGATGATATTCAAAATAACCGATCGGTTGACCTTTCTTAATTATCACTCCATTCGCATTAGAAGTTGGTGATAAAGTAAACTTTACATCTAGGGGATGATACGCACCGTCTGATATCTCATGAGTATCACCAAGTTGCGCTTGCATAGGGAAACTATACCTCTTTCCCCACCAATCAAGAGACCCATTTTTAATTTTTTCTGGCGCAATAAATTCATTACCCTCCGTTGGCCAAAAGATATCAATTACCCACTGGGGAAAATCATCTTTACAGTCAATCTCACTAGACCCCTGACTAAAATCAATAATTATGTTTTCATGCGCTCCAATTTTTGGTACTAAACTAACAGTAACGTCTGCCTGTTTTGCACCTCTATAACTAATTATTTGTCCTGTAGATCGAACCCTGCAAGTAAAAGCAAAAGAATTGAATGAAAACAAAAGAAAAAAGCATATAAATATTCTAATCATAAAAACCTACAGATATTGATAAGTAACAGCGATTGTTGATTTGATCGTGCCTTTAGTGATATTTCCCGAAGGACTATAAGCTCTTACTGATAAGGAATAATCCACAGAGTTATGTATAATTTTTTTTTCTACATAGCTACCATTATTTACTAATTGATCATTATCATCATTTTTAATTTGAATATCTAAATTCTTTGCCGTTCCGGTATTTTTAAAATCACCGGCGTTAATGCCTTTTTCAGAATTAAAAGTAGCACGTACTGTAAAATTGTTAATTGGGCAATGTTCTAAATGTAATGTTAACTGCTTCCATGGGCTAAAAGATCTTTTATTAATAAAATCACCTGTTTTCAATGTCCCAATATCAATATTTTCATTAACGGGTACAGACTCACATGGTAATATAACTACTTTACCATAAACAGTAATTTTAGGCGGCCCAGAACTGAATGCTGTATTAGAAAAAAAAGGTAACAATAATAAAATTAAAGAATACTTTTTTTTATAAATATTCAATGTTAAAAATTGCTTGGGAACGGACATGTCCATAGATTACCTTATTAGTTGTCGCTTTTAGTCGTGCATAATAGTTGATCACATTACTACCAGGATGTAATGGTATCCATTGCGTATTATTCATTAATTGATTAATCGGTTTTTGAATTTTGTTTGAATTTAGTAATTGGATTGCAACACCTTCTGTCGAACCTGGTACTTTATTTATTGCCAATAGATTTTTATCAATATTATCTTCTTCGCCTTTATACACAACTTTTATCGCTTTTACAGAATCACCACAATGAATAAGATTTATTGAAAATAAAACATTAGCTGTCACAGCACCTTTATAACTTAACTGCTTTAATGGATTATTAAACAAATTTACATCTATATTATTAGGGACTACTTCACAACTATTATCAATGACATTTCCAGTAATATTTATCGATGTCTTTTTAATTTCATTAACTAACGTAATAGAATATGCTGACTGTACAAAAAAAATGAATATAAAGGATAATACTAGTTTTACTGACATAATAACCCTTTCACTATCACCGGTTTTTTGGTTTCATTATTAGATAAATGGTAACTCGCTTGACATGATTCATTTCTATTTATTTCAACATTTAATTTACCATTTTTAGGTAGCCCTGTTAGATAAACAGAACCATCTGTAGATACCATTGAAGATATTTTATTATCACCAAGTAAGTTTACTGATGCTCCAAACGGAATAATTCCGTTTTTATAGTTAAGTTTAAATAACGCTTTATAGCCAATTTTCGCATTAAATTTTGCTAAAACAATAGCATCAACAGTTGGGACAACATTTATTATAGGCATAGCTATATCTACATTATTAGGATAAGACTCAGGGTCTAAAGCAATACGATTACTTCGATAGTCGTTAAGTGTAGGAATTATTGCAAATCCTGATTTATTAGTTTTAACATCTGATTCATTAGTAACTTTTATATTTTTTGCATCATTAACTTCAATCAATGCGCTTGAGTTATATATTGGCTGACCTAGTATTATATTGCCATTATAATAAATCATACCACCAGTGGCATTAAAATTAATATTATACCCATTGTTATCTTTACCGAATATCAAACCTTGACTGCCATAATTATTGTTATTATTAACATTGACACTCATACCACTTGATTTTTTATACCTATTTATATTGATACCATAAGTTAAATGATTTCCATTATTTAAACTACCATTTATACCTAATTGACTACTTGAATCTCCCTTCAAATCAGTTGATAACCCATAACTTATATCATCAATTTTATCATTTAATGATGTATTAATCCTTGCATCATTAAAAAATGACATCGGAATTGATGTATTAAAGTAAACAGAATTATTATTTCCTTCTCCATTATAATTAGACTGACTATTTAAACCTAAAGAAAATGAAATCCCTTTGTAATAATATGAGGAGGACAGATTAAAATTATTAATATTTTTACAGCTATTGTAATAGCTATAAATGTTATCATTTACATACAATGACAATGAATTATTTAAGTTTTTACTAAGACTTATTGAAAGTGTGTTCTTCTTTAAACTTCCATTATTAGTCTTATCATTGATGAAATATTCAGAATCATCCAATTGTAAATCACCATTTTTTGAATAATGACTAAAATCCAAGCCAAAATTTATATTACTTCTAATAAAATCTTTCTGATATTTTACGCCGAAAATACTTCCTTTCTTAACTCTACTATTTGCAGACTTAATTCTTTTATCTGTAACACTAGTATTTAACGTACCGTAACTCCCTAGATTTTTCGTTAATCCTATATTGTAAGATTGATATTCACTCGCTAATTGCACACCAGTTGAAGCAGTCACCCCTTGTGAAAACCCGTGATTAAGGGTTGCTTGCATGAATGTAGGGTGAGGACCACTCTCACCTCTATAGTTACCAAATGTTATTGCGTAATCAGTTTGATTTTCACGCTTTAATAAAGGTGAACTGGCGTAAGGAACAATGAATGAATGTGTACTGCCATCTGCCTCTTTAACAATTACTTTAAGGTCACCATTTCCTGTTAATGAATTAATATCTCTAATGACAAATGGTCCAGATGCTACATGTGTTTGGTACACCTTATAGCCATCCTGATACACTGAAACTGTTGCTTCACTTTTCGCAACCCCCCTAATGTCAGGAGCATAACCAAGTAAACTATCAGGCCTCATTTGATCGACTGATGACAATGAGATTCCACGTAATGGAAGCGTAGTAAATGAATCACTTATTGGTGTATATATTCTTCCAATTTTTAATCGCGATCTTAATGATGGCAAATCTCGTTCTGCAAATACTGATAAATTATTAAATGAACTAATATCATCATTACTATGATTAGAATTAAAACTTTGATTTAGATAGGAGTTATCTCTAAATCTCCAAGCTCCAATATTAATACCTGTCAGTAAATTTAAATAGTTATCACTTTCATAATTATTGTCATATTTTGATATACCTGAAGAAAAATTATAATTAAGTAACCCTGCATTTACACCATTAGTCCATTCATCAATTGGTATATATCCCTTTGGCTTAATAGTTAAATTAGCCTGGGGGATTGTCATTAACAATTTCATTTTCGATACATTAATTACAGCTGTCGCAGATTTAATGTATTTTGAAATATCAACGATTTGATCTTGATATTTTTTATTTTTAAAAATATTTTTTTTAACGCCTAACTGTATATAATACCCTACTGTTAATATTGGCACTAACTCAGTTTTATTTTCATTTAAAACAAAGTTCACTTCTTTATCTGAAATATATTCCCCATTTACGTAAACGGAAACCTTATATTTACCCGGAGGAAGTTCTAAACCATTATTAAACATTTTAAGATCAACTAAATCGCTATCATCATTTGTTAAAAAATGAGGATCGAAATAGGTATTCGCAACACAATTAACATTATAAAATAAAGTAAACAGAAATATTTTTATTCTTAATTTCATACCATATTGCCTTATAATTGCCCTATAAGGCAAACATAATTGTTATATAGAACCAGCTTTAATTACGTCAGATGTCCCACCATAATCATTAATTGTTTGATAAGTTATCTTTCCTCTATAATTTTTTTTATTATCAATTTTATGTTCAGAATATGGTGCAATCATCGTTGGTTCTAACTTTCCTTTACCAACAATCATGTTGATTATTGTTATATAATAAGGTGTTGGGTTAGATATTGTTATTTTATCTCCATGTCTGGAGAACTTAATCATAGATTGTGCTTTTATAGGTGTGACTTTAAACTTATGAGGCCTATAAAATAGTTTTATTCTATTATTTATTGCTATTTGAATTATATTTTTCCCCTTATCTTTTTCAGATAAACTTGGAATTGCTTTAACATTAACCCAATACAATGATTCACGATCTTTAGCTAAACTCTCTTTATTAACACCGACAATTCTGAGCAAATTTTCTTCTTTACCCTTCATTACAAATAATGGTGGCGTAATAATAAAGTCATTTGTTTTCTTATTATTACTTTTTGTTATATATGATTGAATTAAATAGTTACTATCTTTTTTATTATTAGAAACTGATAATTCAACTTCTTTTTTTGAACCATCAAATATAACTCTTGTTTGGCCAAGTGCAATACCAGCATATGTATTCACTGAAGTTAACACTGCAATCAATAATGTGCATAAATATAAAAATTTTATTTTCAAAACGATTCTCTTTAAAAAAGTTGCAACTACATTTTGCAGTTGCAACATTACTTTTTAATTAACTATAAATAATACTGAACGTAGTTGTTGCATTAGCAGTACCAGGTGTTGCGCTACCCGAATTTGATACATAATTTGCCGTGAATGGGATAACGTTTGTACCATCATGGAATTTAACGGCCGTCGTTGGCGTACTATCATCAAATTTAACTTTATTATTTGTACCGTCATAAATATCAATACCAACATTTTTTGCAGAGCCTGCAGCATCTGTTAATGCCAGCGAACCATTAGCATCTGTTGCTCCTAAAAACGACATTGCAACGTTTTTATATGTAGCCGTACTACAGTCATCTAGCTTAATATTGAAATGATGAGATGATGATACTGAGTTAGGATCTTTTAAGGTAGCAGCTTTAACCTGTCCCATTTGTACTGTTTGATCAATTGAATCAGGATCAACAGCACATGCACCTGCTGTTATTTCACCTTTAAAGTTTACTGTACCGCCATGTACTACTAATGGTGTTGTTGGCGGCGTTGGATCATCTGCAAATGCTGCTGATGCGACACCAAAACTTGCTAATATTGCTAACGAGCTGATTACAATTTTCTTATTCATGATTAATATCCACTTTACTATTCTGATTTACAGCTTTTATGCTGCAGACGAATAATATTCAGCGCATTCCTTAATAACAACTTATTGATTTATTATTTCTATATAATGATTAATTTTTTCTATTAAGAATAAAATATAAAATAAGTTT
This genomic window from Photobacterium angustum contains:
- a CDS encoding fimbrial protein, translating into MSVKLVLSFIFIFFVQSAYSITLVNEIKKTSINITGNVIDNSCEVVPNNIDVNLFNNPLKQLSYKGAVTANVLFSINLIHCGDSVKAIKVVYKGEEDNIDKNLLAINKVPGSTEGVAIQLLNSNKIQKPINQLMNNTQWIPLHPGSNVINYYARLKATTNKVIYGHVRSQAIFNIEYL
- a CDS encoding fimbrial biogenesis chaperone, yielding MLQLQNVVATFLKRIVLKIKFLYLCTLLIAVLTSVNTYAGIALGQTRVIFDGSKKEVELSVSNNKKDSNYLIQSYITKSNNKKTNDFIITPPLFVMKGKEENLLRIVGVNKESLAKDRESLYWVNVKAIPSLSEKDKGKNIIQIAINNRIKLFYRPHKFKVTPIKAQSMIKFSRHGDKITISNPTPYYITIINMIVGKGKLEPTMIAPYSEHKIDNKKNYRGKITYQTINDYGGTSDVIKAGSI
- a CDS encoding fimbria/pilus outer membrane usher protein — translated: MKLRIKIFLFTLFYNVNCVANTYFDPHFLTNDDSDLVDLKMFNNGLELPPGKYKVSVYVNGEYISDKEVNFVLNENKTELVPILTVGYYIQLGVKKNIFKNKKYQDQIVDISKYIKSATAVINVSKMKLLMTIPQANLTIKPKGYIPIDEWTNGVNAGLLNYNFSSGISKYDNNYESDNYLNLLTGINIGAWRFRDNSYLNQSFNSNHSNDDISSFNNLSVFAERDLPSLRSRLKIGRIYTPISDSFTTLPLRGISLSSVDQMRPDSLLGYAPDIRGVAKSEATVSVYQDGYKVYQTHVASGPFVIRDINSLTGNGDLKVIVKEADGSTHSFIVPYASSPLLKRENQTDYAITFGNYRGESGPHPTFMQATLNHGFSQGVTASTGVQLASEYQSYNIGLTKNLGSYGTLNTSVTDKRIKSANSRVKKGSIFGVKYQKDFIRSNINFGLDFSHYSKNGDLQLDDSEYFINDKTNNGSLKKNTLSISLSKNLNNSLSLYVNDNIYSYYNSCKNINNFNLSSSYYYKGISFSLGLNSQSNYNGEGNNNSVYFNTSIPMSFFNDARINTSLNDKIDDISYGLSTDLKGDSSSQLGINGSLNNGNHLTYGININRYKKSSGMSVNVNNNNNYGSQGLIFGKDNNGYNINFNATGGMIYYNGNIILGQPIYNSSALIEVNDAKNIKVTNESDVKTNKSGFAIIPTLNDYRSNRIALDPESYPNNVDIAMPIINVVPTVDAIVLAKFNAKIGYKALFKLNYKNGIIPFGASVNLLGDNKISSMVSTDGSVYLTGLPKNGKLNVEINRNESCQASYHLSNNETKKPVIVKGLLCQ
- a CDS encoding fimbrial protein — translated: MIRIFICFFLLFSFNSFAFTCRVRSTGQIISYRGAKQADVTVSLVPKIGAHENIIIDFSQGSSEIDCKDDFPQWVIDIFWPTEGNEFIAPEKIKNGSLDWWGKRYSFPMQAQLGDTHEISDGAYHPLDVKFTLSPTSNANGVIIKKGQPIGYFEYHQENRPAKGSKMKNLRDDGDTYGWRILAGNDVVIPTGTCEANAYDTQVTLNNYNPNKSSRKNVDLSIHCAKSTNLSYSLEGQLESNTDNSVFKNTADNPAKGIGISFFNNGKKINKNEVQKIGTVNNSYKSLNLSADYGVVKGVPLSAGDVRSQVTVNITYS
- a CDS encoding DUF2256 domain-containing protein; its protein translation is MHKKSNLPAKVCVVCQRPFTWRKKWQQCWDEVKYCSERCRRSRQHVDSSRKKVG
- a CDS encoding fimbrial protein, with protein sequence MNKKIVISSLAILASFGVASAAFADDPTPPTTPLVVHGGTVNFKGEITAGACAVDPDSIDQTVQMGQVKAATLKDPNSVSSSHHFNIKLDDCSTATYKNVAMSFLGATDANGSLALTDAAGSAKNVGIDIYDGTNNKVKFDDSTPTTAVKFHDGTNVIPFTANYVSNSGSATPGTANATTTFSIIYS
- a CDS encoding SDR family NAD(P)-dependent oxidoreductase, producing MNTDVKGKKWALITGGSRGIGRSLAHYFVEQGFSLILIACNDDGLIKTKVEIESQYPLSQVDIYNVDFNLSEEMEMVIPIILNRYENIDVLVNSAGVLIAGNISMSFTDLSRLINVNLLSTMMVCNFVATKMKQQGFGEIYNIGSTAGLVPVSKIAAYSATKSAIISYSQSLYDELLPFNITVCCLCPSVVNTDMTNDGRISNELKIEPEDLNKAMQFIRTLSSGAAMSMLSIRCRAIDLE
- a CDS encoding fimbrial protein, which codes for MDMSVPKQFLTLNIYKKKYSLILLLLPFFSNTAFSSGPPKITVYGKVVILPCESVPVNENIDIGTLKTGDFINKRSFSPWKQLTLHLEHCPINNFTVRATFNSEKGINAGDFKNTGTAKNLDIQIKNDDNDQLVNNGSYVEKKIIHNSVDYSLSVRAYSPSGNITKGTIKSTIAVTYQYL
- a CDS encoding helix-turn-helix transcriptional regulator; the protein is MLIVEKEKKFALNTLLDNKVSFLAKNNHIISFSGCEKITIKSSSGCVDYSENEIILLEKGHVYKFFFMNTENIDGIIYSIINKRWNKYYKFYFHYLKSKVEVLSCGLGTENYIINALYVNFYHTVNDKMISKFNESDIINSITCLVSNDLKRKWSYDLICELLYLSPATLYRELSKKNTSLKELTNHLRLTEAATLLRGTKLSVGKIAHEVGFGSSSYFGKVFKKSFNCTPVEYRKLIN